In Paramormyrops kingsleyae isolate MSU_618 chromosome 5, PKINGS_0.4, whole genome shotgun sequence, one DNA window encodes the following:
- the LOC111850847 gene encoding meiosis regulator and mRNA stability factor 1 isoform X1: MESLGKESSFCSSRPFKWLNSENEAPSRLWNLSNCFSSFEQTNPLKDKQKVYMENRKPVLELKDVPPPPHHNSSKAFHAASLPPPRPCLPPQESLQQQPTGGPKVSTCSHCDSGLRLGSDIRHSGGALGCVGVGGGGGVGGPSHLIAKAEDAGAGMSCPVGPPLRHPYPSVAEAYTQAHPPEGCELPLPLVATSQPLASHQHLPCCTGLLQPLHPYSTFPLGCGQPKLLPPAPAVSAPLHGSCVASSGYYVECGLGTRGDQHFPTHGDVSTSTHLCTNPLHLNVEHTICLKGAHYCSECLSKSAMSVAKDTKKTWPHVPPPPAKSAPIPVPMCNGCGVTGTSADSFLLVGTSLGKSGQRHGSPESGLQENLPPVGVFWDIENCSVPSGRSAVAVVQRIRNCFFLGHREAEFICVCDISKESKEVIQELNNCQVTVAHINATAKNAADDKLRQSLRRFADTHTAPATVVLVSSDVNFGSELSDLRHRHGFRVILVHKNQASEALLQHAHQHVAFEDLVADLPSRVPLKPQPCFTLLYVSNLPTNRDGKSLANRLRRLSDNCGGKVLSISAGCAVLRFGSREAAERASKRMENEDVFGSRISVSLCPRAEEASGPLPAVFVPVEKPRSPRRLGRIARLCQGPPELSGASRKVGGAPGGPVGRSLQDLCRTEPKPKVFQLEKKIRGDSVSPLNNDIPIQLSSKSDSVGERGRRRHSMCDSPVDRSGAEFQVSTPSAFSKLSLQKTFSPLILSQGSWSSRSASPCLSSRSSPLTVPSCSPHPDASPEPFSDGVDILVANMDYRMSRKELQQTLHSTFSKYGRVRSVELSPHTDYQLRATVQMRSLQQAVTAVSNLHRHKIGTKRVHVSLLTGTSSRSLAPLSSEIISILHDSPACCLPLFKLTEIYEKKFSRKLAVSDLYKLNEVLAVRDQGGSRLVCLLPSGQARQSPLGSSQSHDGSSASGSPVVFEELEYHEPVCRQHHSQRVFSESDFDPDSYKIPLVMLPLKPFAAQVHSLLQTHEGTVPLLSFPECYAAEFCPIALGEGELEGGIPLEHLITCIPGVNIVTAQNGFKVVKWIHNKPPPPNADPWVQRCKSPVGNPQLIQFSREVVDLIKNQPHCIMPVSKFIPSYHHHFGKQCRVSDYGYSKLLELLEAVPHVLQILGMGSKRLLTLTHRAQVKRFTQDLLKLLKFQVSKQVVIRDFMQAYHWCFSRDWSVVEYGMCDLMDLLSEIPDTTITITLQDTDTIISIPKRERTPEEVERTKQFAKEVVDLLRHQPHCRMPFSKFIPSYHHHFGRQCKLSYYGFTKLIELFEAIPDVLLVLECGGEKILSLTEMEKLKALAAQFVKLLRSQKDSRLPLTELLTEYSKTFGYGLKLQDFDVSSVPGLLQKLCHVVKVVDGVRGREVQLISRKSLRSLTTQLLSLLMSLPAEQDSLAVEELSRQYEATHGTPLNPCEYGFISLGELLKSLPYLVELFEGEDGASKEWVGLTPLYQFARSVRALLHTYHYNQIFLTEFLGAFGKFTGKGLLPDSYGYSTVDELLGAIPQVVWIKGHGHKKIIVLKNDMKVRSSPITTESSQKEGGGSARNPESQSSASNTVEKELLCLSLGSPVDLLCGPVPSCLPSPQLHPDPVLLQQTDLIRFEEQPSLNLVNVEKPDLNPAAPHVCESPTVVQEDQPPKPGAASPGSKPRGPKPCMSESPKRASRNKVKLAANFSVTPVTRL; this comes from the exons ATGGAAAGTTTGGGAAAAGAAAGTTCCTTTTGCAGTTCTAGGCCCTTCAAATGGCTTAACTCAGAGAATGAGGCCCCCTCCAGGCTCTGGAATCTCTCCAATTGCTTCTCTTCCTTCGAACAAACCAACCCCCTCAAAGATAAACAG AAAGTTTACATGGAAAACAGGAAGCCTGTACTGGAGCTGAAGGACGTGCCCCCTCCTCCACATCACAATTCCTCCAAAGCCTTCCACGCGGCTTCCCTTCCTCCACCCCGTCCCTGCCTTCCGCCGCAGGAATCCCTGCAGCAGCAGCCGACCGGTGGCCCCAAAGTAAGCACGTGCAGCCACTGCGACAGTGGGCTGCGGCTGGGGTCCGACATACGGCACTCTGGCGGGGCACTGGGGTGTGTCGGTGTTGGAGGTGGTGGCGGTGTAGGGGGGCCCTCTCACCTCATTGCCAAAGCTGAAGATGCTGGTGCCGGGATGAGCTGCCCCGTGGGACCCCCCCTGCGGCACCCTTACCCCAGCGTGGCTGAGGCCTATACCCAGGCCCACCCCCCGGAGGGCTGCGAGCTGCCGCTGCCTTTGGTGGCCACCTCGCAGCCCCTGGCATCCCACCAACACCTGCCATGCTGCACGGGGCTGCTGCAGCCCCTGCATCCTTACTCCACCTTTCCTCTGGGCTGTGGCCAGCCCAAGctcctcccccctgctcccGCTGTCTCCGCACCCTTGCATGGGAGCTGTGTGGCCTCCTCCGGGTATTACGTGGAGTGTGGCCTTGGAACTAGAGGGGACCAGCACTTCCCGACACATGGTGATGTCTCCACCTCAACGCACCTTTGCACCAATCCTTTGCACCTAAATGTCGAGCACACAATTTGTCTGAAGGGCGCTCACTACTGCAGTGAATGTCTGTCCAAG TCAGCCATGAGTGTAGCTaaagacacaaaaaaaacatggccCCACGTCCCCCCTCCACCTGCCAAGTCTGCCCCCATACCTGTTCCTATGTGCAATGGCTGTGGTGTCACTGGGACCTCTGCTGATAGCTTTTTGCTGGTGGGAACGAGCCTTGGCAAAAGCGGTCAGAGACATG GCTCCCCAGAGAGTGGACTGCAGGAGAATCTCCCACCCGTGGGCGTCTTCTGGGACATCGAGAACTGCTCGGTGCCCAGCGGCCGCTCTGCCGTGGCTGTGGTGCAGAGGATCCGCAACTGCTTTTTTCTGGGTCACCGCGAGGCTGAGTTTATCTGCGTCTGCGACATCAGCAAGGAGAGCAAAGAGGTCATTCAGGAGCTGAACAACTGCCAG GTGACGGTGGCTCACATCAACGCCACAGCCAAGAACGCGGCGGATGACAAGCTGAGGCAGAGCCTGCGGCGCTTCGCTGATACGCACACGGCTCCGGCCACCGTGGTCCTCGTCTCCT CCGATGTGAACTTCGGCAGTGAACTGAGCGACCTGCGGCACAGGCATGGCTTTCGCGTGATCCTAGTGCACAAGAACCAGGCATCTGAAGCTCTCCTGCAGCATGCGCACCAACATGTGGCCTTCGAAGACCTGGTGGCCGACTTGCCCTCGCGAGTGCCGCTGAAACCCCAG CCCTGTTTCACCCTGCTGTACGTGTCCAACCTGCCCACCAACCGTGATGGGAAGAGCCTGGCCAACAGGCTGCGGCGCCTGTCCGATAACTGCGGCGGCAAGGTGCTGAGCATCTCGGCCGGCTGCGCAGTGCTGCGCTTCGGCAGCCGGGAGGCGGCGGAGCGCGCCAGCAAGCGCATGGAGAACGAGGATGTCTTCGGCAGCCGCATCAGCGTGTCGCTCTGCCCCCGCGCCGAGGAGGCCTCCGGGCCTCTTCCCGCCGTCTTCGTCCCCGTAGAGAAGCCACGCTCACCCAGGCGGCTGGGCCGCATCGCCCGGCTGTGCCAGGGCCCCCCCGAGCTCAGCGGTGCCTCCAGGAAGGTGGGGGGTGCACCTGGAGGCCCTGTGGGACGGAGCCTTCAG GATCTGTGCAGAACTGAGCCCAAACCCAAAGTTTTCCAACTGGAGAAAAAGATCCGTGGCGATTCGGTCTCCCCTCTGAATAACGACATCCCAATCCAGCTTTCATCAAAATCGGACAGTGTGGGAGAGCGAGGCCGCCG GAGACACAGCATGTGTGACTCTCCAGTGGACCGCAGTGGTGCAGAGTTCCAGGTCAGCACACCCTCGGCCTTCAGCAAGCTCAGTCTGCAGAAAACCTTCAGCCCTCTTATCCTGTCCCAAGGCTCTTGGTCCTCCAG GAGCGCGTCCCCCTGCCTGTCCAGCCGCTCCTCCCCCCTGACGGTGCCAtcctgcagcccccacccagatgCCTCCCCGGAGCCCTTTTCTGACGGCGTGGACATCCTGGTGGCCAACATGGACTACAGGATGTCCCGGAAGGAGCTGCAGCAGACCCTGCACAGCACCTTCTCCAAATACGGCCGG GTGCGGAGTGTGGAGCTGAGCCCTCACACAGACTACCAGCTGAGGGCCACCGTGCAGATGCGCTCCCTGCAGCAAGCGGTCACTGCCGTCAGCAACCTGCACCGTCACAAGATCGGCACCAAGCGCGTGCACGTCTCCCTCCTCACCGGGACCAGCAGTAGGTCCCTGGCACCGCTCAG CTCAGAAATAATCAGCATTCTCCACGACTCGCCAGCATGCTGTCTGCCCCTCTTCAAACTGACTGAGATCTACGAGAAAAA gttcagccGTAAGCTGGCGGTGAGCGACCTGTACAAGCTGAACGAGGTGCTGGCGGTGAGGGACCAGGGTGGTTCTCGGTTGGTCTGCCTTCTCCCCAGTGGCCAGGCCCGCCAGAGCCCCCTGGGCTCATCGCAGTCCCACGATGGGTCTTCAGCCAGTGGCAGCCCTGTGGTGTTTGAGGAGCTCGAGTACCATGAGCCCGTGTGCAGGCAGCACCACTCTCAGCGCGTCTTCAG CGAGTCTGACTTCGACCCGGATTCCTACAAGATCCCGTTGGTGATGCTGCCCCTCAAGCCGTTTGCTGCCCAGGTGCACAGCCTGCTGCAGACACACGAGGGCACGGTGCCATTGCTCAG CTTCCCAGAGTGTTACGCAGCAGAGTTTTGCCCAATAGCATTGGGTGAAGGAGAGCTGGAGGGAGGCATTCCTCTGGAGCACCTGATCACCTGTATCCCTGGTGTCAACATTGTCACAGCACAGAATGGCTTCAAGGTCGTCAAGTGGATCCACAACAAACCGCCCCCTCCTAATGCAG ACCCCTGGGTACAGCGCTGTAAGAGTCCTGTGGGGAACCCGCAGCTGATCCAGTTCAGCCGGGAGGTGGTCGACCTCATAAAGAACCAGCCCCACTGCATCATGCCTGTCAGCAAGTTCATTCCCTCCTACCACCACCATTTTGGCAAGCAGTGTCGCGTCTCTGACTATGGTTACTCCAAGCTGCTGGAGCTTCTGGAGGCCGTTCCCCACGTGCTGCAG ATCCTTGGCATGGGTTCCAAACGGCTACTCACCTTGACTCACCGCGCACAGGTCAAGCGCTTCACGCAGGATTTGCTCAAGCTGCTCAAGTTTCAAGTCAGCAAGCAAGTAGTCATCCGGGACTTCATGCAAGCCTACCACTG GTGTTTCTCTAGAGACTGGAGTGTGGTTGAGTATGGCATGTGTGACCTGATGGACCTGCTGTCTGAAATACCCGATACAACGATAACAATCACCCTGCAAGACACAGACACCATCATCTCCATTCCCAAGAGAG AGAGGACCCCAGAAGAGGTGGAGCGGACCAAACAATTTGCCAAGGAGGTGGTGGACCTTCTCCGGCACCAGCCACACTGCCGCATGCCCTTCAGCAAGTTCATCCCCTCATACCACCATCACTTTGGCCGCCAGTGCAAGCTCTCCTACTACGGCTTTACCAAGCTCATTGAGCTCTTTGAGGCTATTCCTGATGTGCTTCTG gTGCTCGAGTGTGGGGGAGAGAAGATCCTGAGTCTGACGGAGATGGAGAAGCTGAAGGCTCTGGCAGCTCAGTTTGTGAAGCTCCTGCGCTCTCAGAAGGACAGCAGGCTCCCCTTGACTGAGCTCCTGACAGAGTACAGCAAGACCTTCGGCTATGGGCTCAAGCTGCAGGATTTCGACGTCAGCTCTGTTCCAGGGCTTCTGCAGAAACTCTGCCACGTGGTCAAG GTGGTCGACGGAGTCCGAGGGCGAGAGGTGCAACTGATCAGCCGGAAGTCCCTGCGCTCGCTGACCACCCAGCTCCTGTCCCTGCTGATGTCCCTGCCGGCAGAGCAGGACTCTCTCGCAGTGGAGGAGCTGAGTCGACAATATGAGGCCACGCATGGCACACCCCTCAACCCCTGCGAGTACGGCTTCATCTCTCTTGGCGAGCTACTCAAGAGTCTACCCTACCTAGTTGAG CTCTTTGAGGGTGAGGATGGTGCCTCTAAGGAGTGGGTCGGGCTGACGCCGCTCTACCAGTTCGCCCGCAGTGTCCGCGCTCTGCTGCACACCTACCATTACAACCAGATCTTCTTGACAGAGTTCCTGGGGGCCTTTGGCAAGTTCACGGGCAAAGGGCTGCTCCCAGATTCATATGGCTACAGCACGGTGGACGAGCTTCTAGGTGCCATTCCGCAG GTAGTCTGGATTAAAGGCCACGGGCATAAGAAGATTATCGTTCTCAAGAATGACATGAAAG TGCGCTCCAGCCCGATCACCACGGAGAGCtcacagaaagagggagggggCAGTGCTAGGAATCCTGAATCGCAGAGCTCTG CCTCCAATACTGTGGAGAAGGAGCTGCTCTGTCTGAGCTTGGGGTCACCGGTGGACCTCCTCTGTGGGCCGGTCCCCTCCTGTCTGCCCTCCCCACAGCTTCACCCTGACCCAGTTCTGCTGCAGCAGACAGACCTGATCCGATTCGAGGAGCAGCCTTCGTTGAACCTCG TGAACGTGGAGAAGCCAGACCTCAACCCAGCTGCACCACATGTATGCGAAAGTCCCACAGTGGTGCAGGAAGACCAGCCCCCGAAGCCAGGGGCAGCCTCTCCGGGGTCCAAGCCCCGCGGCCCGAAGCCCTGCATGTCCGAAAGCCCCAAGCGGGCGTCTCGCAACAAAGTCAAGCTGGCGGCGAACTTTTCTGTCACGCCCGTCACTCGCCTCTGA
- the LOC111850847 gene encoding meiosis regulator and mRNA stability factor 1 isoform X2, whose amino-acid sequence MTLFGCQKKVYMENRKPVLELKDVPPPPHHNSSKAFHAASLPPPRPCLPPQESLQQQPTGGPKVSTCSHCDSGLRLGSDIRHSGGALGCVGVGGGGGVGGPSHLIAKAEDAGAGMSCPVGPPLRHPYPSVAEAYTQAHPPEGCELPLPLVATSQPLASHQHLPCCTGLLQPLHPYSTFPLGCGQPKLLPPAPAVSAPLHGSCVASSGYYVECGLGTRGDQHFPTHGDVSTSTHLCTNPLHLNVEHTICLKGAHYCSECLSKSAMSVAKDTKKTWPHVPPPPAKSAPIPVPMCNGCGVTGTSADSFLLVGTSLGKSGQRHGSPESGLQENLPPVGVFWDIENCSVPSGRSAVAVVQRIRNCFFLGHREAEFICVCDISKESKEVIQELNNCQVTVAHINATAKNAADDKLRQSLRRFADTHTAPATVVLVSSDVNFGSELSDLRHRHGFRVILVHKNQASEALLQHAHQHVAFEDLVADLPSRVPLKPQPCFTLLYVSNLPTNRDGKSLANRLRRLSDNCGGKVLSISAGCAVLRFGSREAAERASKRMENEDVFGSRISVSLCPRAEEASGPLPAVFVPVEKPRSPRRLGRIARLCQGPPELSGASRKVGGAPGGPVGRSLQDLCRTEPKPKVFQLEKKIRGDSVSPLNNDIPIQLSSKSDSVGERGRRRHSMCDSPVDRSGAEFQVSTPSAFSKLSLQKTFSPLILSQGSWSSRSASPCLSSRSSPLTVPSCSPHPDASPEPFSDGVDILVANMDYRMSRKELQQTLHSTFSKYGRVRSVELSPHTDYQLRATVQMRSLQQAVTAVSNLHRHKIGTKRVHVSLLTGTSSRSLAPLSSEIISILHDSPACCLPLFKLTEIYEKKFSRKLAVSDLYKLNEVLAVRDQGGSRLVCLLPSGQARQSPLGSSQSHDGSSASGSPVVFEELEYHEPVCRQHHSQRVFSESDFDPDSYKIPLVMLPLKPFAAQVHSLLQTHEGTVPLLSFPECYAAEFCPIALGEGELEGGIPLEHLITCIPGVNIVTAQNGFKVVKWIHNKPPPPNADPWVQRCKSPVGNPQLIQFSREVVDLIKNQPHCIMPVSKFIPSYHHHFGKQCRVSDYGYSKLLELLEAVPHVLQILGMGSKRLLTLTHRAQVKRFTQDLLKLLKFQVSKQVVIRDFMQAYHWCFSRDWSVVEYGMCDLMDLLSEIPDTTITITLQDTDTIISIPKRERTPEEVERTKQFAKEVVDLLRHQPHCRMPFSKFIPSYHHHFGRQCKLSYYGFTKLIELFEAIPDVLLVLECGGEKILSLTEMEKLKALAAQFVKLLRSQKDSRLPLTELLTEYSKTFGYGLKLQDFDVSSVPGLLQKLCHVVKVVDGVRGREVQLISRKSLRSLTTQLLSLLMSLPAEQDSLAVEELSRQYEATHGTPLNPCEYGFISLGELLKSLPYLVELFEGEDGASKEWVGLTPLYQFARSVRALLHTYHYNQIFLTEFLGAFGKFTGKGLLPDSYGYSTVDELLGAIPQVVWIKGHGHKKIIVLKNDMKVRSSPITTESSQKEGGGSARNPESQSSASNTVEKELLCLSLGSPVDLLCGPVPSCLPSPQLHPDPVLLQQTDLIRFEEQPSLNLVNVEKPDLNPAAPHVCESPTVVQEDQPPKPGAASPGSKPRGPKPCMSESPKRASRNKVKLAANFSVTPVTRL is encoded by the exons ATGACGCTTTTTGGCTGCCAGAAG AAAGTTTACATGGAAAACAGGAAGCCTGTACTGGAGCTGAAGGACGTGCCCCCTCCTCCACATCACAATTCCTCCAAAGCCTTCCACGCGGCTTCCCTTCCTCCACCCCGTCCCTGCCTTCCGCCGCAGGAATCCCTGCAGCAGCAGCCGACCGGTGGCCCCAAAGTAAGCACGTGCAGCCACTGCGACAGTGGGCTGCGGCTGGGGTCCGACATACGGCACTCTGGCGGGGCACTGGGGTGTGTCGGTGTTGGAGGTGGTGGCGGTGTAGGGGGGCCCTCTCACCTCATTGCCAAAGCTGAAGATGCTGGTGCCGGGATGAGCTGCCCCGTGGGACCCCCCCTGCGGCACCCTTACCCCAGCGTGGCTGAGGCCTATACCCAGGCCCACCCCCCGGAGGGCTGCGAGCTGCCGCTGCCTTTGGTGGCCACCTCGCAGCCCCTGGCATCCCACCAACACCTGCCATGCTGCACGGGGCTGCTGCAGCCCCTGCATCCTTACTCCACCTTTCCTCTGGGCTGTGGCCAGCCCAAGctcctcccccctgctcccGCTGTCTCCGCACCCTTGCATGGGAGCTGTGTGGCCTCCTCCGGGTATTACGTGGAGTGTGGCCTTGGAACTAGAGGGGACCAGCACTTCCCGACACATGGTGATGTCTCCACCTCAACGCACCTTTGCACCAATCCTTTGCACCTAAATGTCGAGCACACAATTTGTCTGAAGGGCGCTCACTACTGCAGTGAATGTCTGTCCAAG TCAGCCATGAGTGTAGCTaaagacacaaaaaaaacatggccCCACGTCCCCCCTCCACCTGCCAAGTCTGCCCCCATACCTGTTCCTATGTGCAATGGCTGTGGTGTCACTGGGACCTCTGCTGATAGCTTTTTGCTGGTGGGAACGAGCCTTGGCAAAAGCGGTCAGAGACATG GCTCCCCAGAGAGTGGACTGCAGGAGAATCTCCCACCCGTGGGCGTCTTCTGGGACATCGAGAACTGCTCGGTGCCCAGCGGCCGCTCTGCCGTGGCTGTGGTGCAGAGGATCCGCAACTGCTTTTTTCTGGGTCACCGCGAGGCTGAGTTTATCTGCGTCTGCGACATCAGCAAGGAGAGCAAAGAGGTCATTCAGGAGCTGAACAACTGCCAG GTGACGGTGGCTCACATCAACGCCACAGCCAAGAACGCGGCGGATGACAAGCTGAGGCAGAGCCTGCGGCGCTTCGCTGATACGCACACGGCTCCGGCCACCGTGGTCCTCGTCTCCT CCGATGTGAACTTCGGCAGTGAACTGAGCGACCTGCGGCACAGGCATGGCTTTCGCGTGATCCTAGTGCACAAGAACCAGGCATCTGAAGCTCTCCTGCAGCATGCGCACCAACATGTGGCCTTCGAAGACCTGGTGGCCGACTTGCCCTCGCGAGTGCCGCTGAAACCCCAG CCCTGTTTCACCCTGCTGTACGTGTCCAACCTGCCCACCAACCGTGATGGGAAGAGCCTGGCCAACAGGCTGCGGCGCCTGTCCGATAACTGCGGCGGCAAGGTGCTGAGCATCTCGGCCGGCTGCGCAGTGCTGCGCTTCGGCAGCCGGGAGGCGGCGGAGCGCGCCAGCAAGCGCATGGAGAACGAGGATGTCTTCGGCAGCCGCATCAGCGTGTCGCTCTGCCCCCGCGCCGAGGAGGCCTCCGGGCCTCTTCCCGCCGTCTTCGTCCCCGTAGAGAAGCCACGCTCACCCAGGCGGCTGGGCCGCATCGCCCGGCTGTGCCAGGGCCCCCCCGAGCTCAGCGGTGCCTCCAGGAAGGTGGGGGGTGCACCTGGAGGCCCTGTGGGACGGAGCCTTCAG GATCTGTGCAGAACTGAGCCCAAACCCAAAGTTTTCCAACTGGAGAAAAAGATCCGTGGCGATTCGGTCTCCCCTCTGAATAACGACATCCCAATCCAGCTTTCATCAAAATCGGACAGTGTGGGAGAGCGAGGCCGCCG GAGACACAGCATGTGTGACTCTCCAGTGGACCGCAGTGGTGCAGAGTTCCAGGTCAGCACACCCTCGGCCTTCAGCAAGCTCAGTCTGCAGAAAACCTTCAGCCCTCTTATCCTGTCCCAAGGCTCTTGGTCCTCCAG GAGCGCGTCCCCCTGCCTGTCCAGCCGCTCCTCCCCCCTGACGGTGCCAtcctgcagcccccacccagatgCCTCCCCGGAGCCCTTTTCTGACGGCGTGGACATCCTGGTGGCCAACATGGACTACAGGATGTCCCGGAAGGAGCTGCAGCAGACCCTGCACAGCACCTTCTCCAAATACGGCCGG GTGCGGAGTGTGGAGCTGAGCCCTCACACAGACTACCAGCTGAGGGCCACCGTGCAGATGCGCTCCCTGCAGCAAGCGGTCACTGCCGTCAGCAACCTGCACCGTCACAAGATCGGCACCAAGCGCGTGCACGTCTCCCTCCTCACCGGGACCAGCAGTAGGTCCCTGGCACCGCTCAG CTCAGAAATAATCAGCATTCTCCACGACTCGCCAGCATGCTGTCTGCCCCTCTTCAAACTGACTGAGATCTACGAGAAAAA gttcagccGTAAGCTGGCGGTGAGCGACCTGTACAAGCTGAACGAGGTGCTGGCGGTGAGGGACCAGGGTGGTTCTCGGTTGGTCTGCCTTCTCCCCAGTGGCCAGGCCCGCCAGAGCCCCCTGGGCTCATCGCAGTCCCACGATGGGTCTTCAGCCAGTGGCAGCCCTGTGGTGTTTGAGGAGCTCGAGTACCATGAGCCCGTGTGCAGGCAGCACCACTCTCAGCGCGTCTTCAG CGAGTCTGACTTCGACCCGGATTCCTACAAGATCCCGTTGGTGATGCTGCCCCTCAAGCCGTTTGCTGCCCAGGTGCACAGCCTGCTGCAGACACACGAGGGCACGGTGCCATTGCTCAG CTTCCCAGAGTGTTACGCAGCAGAGTTTTGCCCAATAGCATTGGGTGAAGGAGAGCTGGAGGGAGGCATTCCTCTGGAGCACCTGATCACCTGTATCCCTGGTGTCAACATTGTCACAGCACAGAATGGCTTCAAGGTCGTCAAGTGGATCCACAACAAACCGCCCCCTCCTAATGCAG ACCCCTGGGTACAGCGCTGTAAGAGTCCTGTGGGGAACCCGCAGCTGATCCAGTTCAGCCGGGAGGTGGTCGACCTCATAAAGAACCAGCCCCACTGCATCATGCCTGTCAGCAAGTTCATTCCCTCCTACCACCACCATTTTGGCAAGCAGTGTCGCGTCTCTGACTATGGTTACTCCAAGCTGCTGGAGCTTCTGGAGGCCGTTCCCCACGTGCTGCAG ATCCTTGGCATGGGTTCCAAACGGCTACTCACCTTGACTCACCGCGCACAGGTCAAGCGCTTCACGCAGGATTTGCTCAAGCTGCTCAAGTTTCAAGTCAGCAAGCAAGTAGTCATCCGGGACTTCATGCAAGCCTACCACTG GTGTTTCTCTAGAGACTGGAGTGTGGTTGAGTATGGCATGTGTGACCTGATGGACCTGCTGTCTGAAATACCCGATACAACGATAACAATCACCCTGCAAGACACAGACACCATCATCTCCATTCCCAAGAGAG AGAGGACCCCAGAAGAGGTGGAGCGGACCAAACAATTTGCCAAGGAGGTGGTGGACCTTCTCCGGCACCAGCCACACTGCCGCATGCCCTTCAGCAAGTTCATCCCCTCATACCACCATCACTTTGGCCGCCAGTGCAAGCTCTCCTACTACGGCTTTACCAAGCTCATTGAGCTCTTTGAGGCTATTCCTGATGTGCTTCTG gTGCTCGAGTGTGGGGGAGAGAAGATCCTGAGTCTGACGGAGATGGAGAAGCTGAAGGCTCTGGCAGCTCAGTTTGTGAAGCTCCTGCGCTCTCAGAAGGACAGCAGGCTCCCCTTGACTGAGCTCCTGACAGAGTACAGCAAGACCTTCGGCTATGGGCTCAAGCTGCAGGATTTCGACGTCAGCTCTGTTCCAGGGCTTCTGCAGAAACTCTGCCACGTGGTCAAG GTGGTCGACGGAGTCCGAGGGCGAGAGGTGCAACTGATCAGCCGGAAGTCCCTGCGCTCGCTGACCACCCAGCTCCTGTCCCTGCTGATGTCCCTGCCGGCAGAGCAGGACTCTCTCGCAGTGGAGGAGCTGAGTCGACAATATGAGGCCACGCATGGCACACCCCTCAACCCCTGCGAGTACGGCTTCATCTCTCTTGGCGAGCTACTCAAGAGTCTACCCTACCTAGTTGAG CTCTTTGAGGGTGAGGATGGTGCCTCTAAGGAGTGGGTCGGGCTGACGCCGCTCTACCAGTTCGCCCGCAGTGTCCGCGCTCTGCTGCACACCTACCATTACAACCAGATCTTCTTGACAGAGTTCCTGGGGGCCTTTGGCAAGTTCACGGGCAAAGGGCTGCTCCCAGATTCATATGGCTACAGCACGGTGGACGAGCTTCTAGGTGCCATTCCGCAG GTAGTCTGGATTAAAGGCCACGGGCATAAGAAGATTATCGTTCTCAAGAATGACATGAAAG TGCGCTCCAGCCCGATCACCACGGAGAGCtcacagaaagagggagggggCAGTGCTAGGAATCCTGAATCGCAGAGCTCTG CCTCCAATACTGTGGAGAAGGAGCTGCTCTGTCTGAGCTTGGGGTCACCGGTGGACCTCCTCTGTGGGCCGGTCCCCTCCTGTCTGCCCTCCCCACAGCTTCACCCTGACCCAGTTCTGCTGCAGCAGACAGACCTGATCCGATTCGAGGAGCAGCCTTCGTTGAACCTCG TGAACGTGGAGAAGCCAGACCTCAACCCAGCTGCACCACATGTATGCGAAAGTCCCACAGTGGTGCAGGAAGACCAGCCCCCGAAGCCAGGGGCAGCCTCTCCGGGGTCCAAGCCCCGCGGCCCGAAGCCCTGCATGTCCGAAAGCCCCAAGCGGGCGTCTCGCAACAAAGTCAAGCTGGCGGCGAACTTTTCTGTCACGCCCGTCACTCGCCTCTGA